The Amycolatopsis methanolica 239 nucleotide sequence CGAGTTCAACGTGGACCAGCAGAACTTCCTGGAGCAGCGGCAACTCGGCAAGGCGTGGACGTGGTCGGCGCTGCGGCCGTCGGTGGTGTGCGGGTTCGCGCTGGGCAACCCGATGAACCTGGCCACCGTGATCGCGGTCTACGCGTCGATCTCGAAGGAACTCGGGGTGCCGCTGCGCTTCCCCGGCAAGCCGGGCGCGTACACGTCGCTGCTGGAGATGACCGACGCCGGACTGCTGGCGAAGGCGACAGTGTGGGCGGCGACGGACGAGCGCTGCGGCAACCAGGCGTTCAACATCAACAACGGCGACCTGTTCCGGTGGAGCGAGCTGTGGCCGGAGCTGGCGCGCTGGTTCGACCTGGAGGTCGCGCCGCCGTTGCCGATGTCGCTGGAGACCGCGATGGCGGACAAGGAGCCGCTGTGGGAGTCGATGCGCGAGCGGTACGGGCTGGAGCCGTCGTTCGCCGAGGTGTCGTCGTGGCGCTTCGGCGACTTCGTCTTCGGCTGGGACTACGACGTGATCGCGGACGGCTCGAAGGCCCGCCGGTTCGGTTTCCACGAGTTCGTGAACACCAGGGAGATGTTCCGGTCGATCTTCGACGAGTTGCGCAAGCATCAAGTGATCCCTTGATGGTTAACCTGAAAGCATGAGCACTCCCGTCGAGTTCTACTGGCGCCCCGGCTGCGGCTTCTGCATGGCGCTGCGGGCCGGCCTGGAGCGGGCCGGCCTGCCGTTCACCGAGGTGAACATCTGGGAGGAGCCGGGTGCGGCGGAACGGGTGCGCGAGGTCGCGAACGGCAACGAGACGGTGCCGACGGTCTTCGTCGGCCCGGCGGCCATGGTCAACCCGAGCGTGGACGAGGTGCTGACCGCCGTGCGCGAGCACGCTCCCGAGCTGCTCTGACGTACATACCGATAGGTACAGTGGCGGGGTGGACACCTCAGAGCGGCTGATCCGCAGCACGCAGGAATTGCTGCGGGACCGCGGTTACGTCGGCACCAGCCCGAAGGCCATCCTGCAGCACGCGCAGGCCGGCCAGGGCAGCATGTACCACCACTTCAGCGGGAAGCCGGACCTCGCGCTGGCCGCGATCCGCCGCAACGCGGAGGAGATGCGCGCCGAGGCCGAGGCCGCGCTCGCCCACGGCGGCACCGCGCTCGAGCGCATCGACGCGTACCTCCTGCGCGAACGGGAGGTCCTCCGCGGCTGCCCGATCGGGCGGCTCGCGCAGGACCCGGAAGTCGTGGCCAGCGAGGACCTCCGGCAGCCGGTGCAGGAGACCCTCGGCTGGCTGCAGGAACGGATCGCCGGGGTCCTCGCCGACGGTGTGGCACGTGGGGAACTGCCCGCGGACCTGGGAACCGGCGCCACCGCGGCGACCATCGCCGCGGTGGTGCAGGGCGGGTACGTGCTCGCCCGCGCGGCGGACTCCGTGGATCACTTCGATCGTGCAATTGAGGGCGTGCGCACGTTGCTTGGAGCGATTTCCCAACACCGTCAGTGATTTGGACGTTGTTTCACAGCCCCGGATGAGTCAGCCTCACCCGGTTGCGGTACAAATGCGCGCAACTGTCGGTATGCCTTCGCGTCCGAAAGGTGGGTCCGGTGAACGACGAAGTGTCGGTGGCCGAACTGCTTGAACGCGAGGGCTGGACGGAACAGCCCCGCACCCCGAGATCCCGGTTCCAGGTGATGGCGGTCATGCTCGCCGTCGTGCTGGGCTGCGGACTCGCCGCGATCCTGGTCAAGGTCGGCGCGGACACCTCGCCCAACGACGACGCCGCGTTGTTCAGCCTCCCGGCCGGGCCGACCGGCGGCCTCGCCGGCGGCGGCGTCCCCGGGAACCAGAACACCACCGAGCGCACCAACAGCTCGTCCCGCATCACGGTCACCAACGCCTCCCCCGGCGCCGGGAACGGCGGCGACGTCGTCCCGTGGGCCACGAAGTCGCACGCCAGGACGTCCACCGAGACGGTCACCGTCACCGACTCCAACCTGCCGCCGACGTCGAGCACCGACCCCGGCGCACCGGCCGATCCGACCGGCCCCGGCCAGACGAGCACCCCGACCGGCGGCACCAGCACCGGCGCGACCACGACCACCCGGACGGCCCCGAGCTGCGTCCTGCTCATCTTCTGCCGCCCGTAAGCTCGGCCGGGTGGAGATCTTTCACCTGCGCTACTTCGTCGTGGTGGCCGAGGAGCTGAACTTCTCCCGGGCCGCGCGCAAACTCCACATGGCCGCGTCCCCGCTCAGCCAGCGCATCAAGGACCTCGAACGCGAGCTCGGGCACCGGTTGTTCCGGCGCAGCACGCACAGGGTCGAGCTGACCGACGCCGGCGCCGCGCTCCTCCCCCTCGCCCGCGAAGCCCTCGAACACTTCAACGCCATCCCCTGGCGGCTGCGCGAGGCCCTCGGCCCGCGGCACCGCATGGCGCTCATCGGGGTGCCGGCCGGACTGCACCCGGACCTGCGGGCCCGCGTGCAGGAACTGGAGGAACGCTGCCGCGACCGGTTCGACCTCAAGCGCTGGCCGGGTCGTACCAGCGACCTGATCGAGGCGGTGCACGACGGGCGGCTGAGCCTCGCGCTGGTCCGGCTGCCGGTGAGCGATCCCGCGCTGGAGGTCGTGCGCGTGCTGTCCGAACCGCTGGGCGCGGTCGTGCCCGCGGACCGGTTCGACGGCCGCGACGCGCTGAGCCTCACCGACCTCGTGGACCTGCCCTACGTCCCGGTGCCGCCGGAAGCGCAGCCGGTGTATTTCGAACAACTGGACCAGGAACTGCGCGCGGCAGGTGTCAAGAAACGCCTCAAGCCACCGCAGACAGACTATTCCGGGGTCGCTGAAATCGTCGCGAGCAGCCTCGGGTTCACCGTCTCGATGCTGGACCCGCGCAGTCCCATGCGCAACTACAGCGTGGAGAACGTGGCCGTGCTCCCGATCGCCGATTTCCGCCCCGAGCTGCAGACCGGCCTCATCTGGCGACGCGATCGCGCCTGTCCGGGGGCGGAGCTCGCCGGACTGGTCGCGGACGCCAGAGAGGTTTTCCGGCAAATGGTATGACCACCGCGGTCATACCATTGTTCGCTCATTGATCATTCCCTGTCCCCGTTTTCGGACCTACCGTCGAATTGTTAGGTGAGGACGAGAACGAGGAGCAGTGATGAGTGGTCCACTCGACGGGATCCGGGTCATCGACCTCTCCACGGTGGTGATGGGCCCGTACGCCGCGCAGATCCTCGGCGACCTGGGCGCGGACGTGATCCGGATCGAGGCGCCGGGCGACTCGGCCCGCAACGGGCACTACCGCAACACGCCGGGCATGACCGCGCTGGCGATGGCGGTGAACCGCAACAAGCGCAGCGTGGCCCTGAACCTCAAGGACGACGAGCAGCGCGCGCGGGCGCTCGAACTGATCGACACCGCCGACGCGCTGATCACCAACATGCGCCCGGGCGCGCTCGGCAGGCTCGGCCTGACCTACGACGAGCTGTCCCGACGCAACCCGAAACTGGTCTACGCGCACGCGCAGGGTTTCCGCGGCGACTCCGACCGCGCCGGCCACGCCGCCTACGACGAGACCGTGCAGGCCGCGTCCGGGCTGGTCGACATCGCGAACCGCGCGCTGGGCAAGCCGGTGTACCTGCCGACGATCCTCGGCGACAAGGTCTCCGCGCTGACCATCGCCTACTCGGTGCTCGCCGCGCTGCTGCACCAGCGGAAGACCGGGCGGGGCCAGCACGTCGAGGTCCCGATGACGGACACGCTGATCGCGTTCAACCTGGTCGAGCACCTCGCCGGGCACACCTTCGAGCCGCCGTCGGCGCCCACCGGCTTCCCGCTGTCGATGGGGCAGGGCCACCGCGCGGTGCGCACGAAGGACGGACTGGCCTGCGTGATCCCGTACAACCCGCAGAACTTCCGGGACTTCTTCGCCGCGGCGGGCCGGCCGGAGCTGGCCGAGGACCCGCGCGTGAACGGCGACTACGTGGACTCGGCGGACAAGGACGCGCTGGCCGACCTGATCGAGGAGTGCGCCCCGGCGCTGACGACCGCGGAGTGGGCCGAGGTGTGCGCGAAGCACAGCATCCCGATGGCGCCGGTGCTGGAACTCGACCGCGCCGACGAGGATCCCTATGTCCGCGACGGCGGCCTGATCCGGCTGGTCGAGCACCCGACCGAAGGCCCGGTGCGCACGGCGGGCATCCCGGTCCGGTTCTCGGCGACCCCGGCCGAAATACGCCGCCTGCCCTCGGTGCCCGGCGCCGACACCGAAGAGGTGCTGCGCGAGGTGAGCGGACGATGAAGGCGACCGACGCCGCGCGGCGTCACACGACCCCGCTGACCAACCCGGCCTACGCGCCGGTCGTGCCGCGGTTCACCGACCGCGAGTACCTCAACATCGTCTACCGCACCGATGTCGACGCGCTGCGGGCCGTCGTCCCGGAGCCGCTGGAGATCGACGAGCCGCTGGTGCGCTTCGAGGTCATGCGCATGGGCGACGTGAGCGGCTACGGCCCCTACACCGAGGCCGGGCAGGCGATCCCGGTGCGGCTCGGCGACGAGCGCGGCGAGTACCTGCACGCGATGCACCTGGACAACTTCCCGGCCACCGCGTCCGGCCGCGAAGTCAGCGCCTACCCGAAAACCGTTGGCGCGCCGCGGTTGTACGTCGACCACGGCGCCCTCGTCGGGACGCTCGACTACGGCACGCTCCGGGTCGTCACGGCGACCATGGGCTACAAGCACCACCCGCTCGACCTCGCCGAAGCACGCGAGCAGATCGCGGTCCCGACGTTCATGCTCAAGATCGTCCCCGGATGCGACGGCCGTCCGCGCGTCGCGGAACTGGTCCGGACCCGGATCACCGATGTCACGGTCAAGCAGGCCTGGACCGGTCCCGCGCGGCTGCAGCTGTTCGA carries:
- a CDS encoding CaiB/BaiF CoA transferase family protein — its product is MSGPLDGIRVIDLSTVVMGPYAAQILGDLGADVIRIEAPGDSARNGHYRNTPGMTALAMAVNRNKRSVALNLKDDEQRARALELIDTADALITNMRPGALGRLGLTYDELSRRNPKLVYAHAQGFRGDSDRAGHAAYDETVQAASGLVDIANRALGKPVYLPTILGDKVSALTIAYSVLAALLHQRKTGRGQHVEVPMTDTLIAFNLVEHLAGHTFEPPSAPTGFPLSMGQGHRAVRTKDGLACVIPYNPQNFRDFFAAAGRPELAEDPRVNGDYVDSADKDALADLIEECAPALTTAEWAEVCAKHSIPMAPVLELDRADEDPYVRDGGLIRLVEHPTEGPVRTAGIPVRFSATPAEIRRLPSVPGADTEEVLREVSGR
- a CDS encoding LysR family transcriptional regulator, translating into MEIFHLRYFVVVAEELNFSRAARKLHMAASPLSQRIKDLERELGHRLFRRSTHRVELTDAGAALLPLAREALEHFNAIPWRLREALGPRHRMALIGVPAGLHPDLRARVQELEERCRDRFDLKRWPGRTSDLIEAVHDGRLSLALVRLPVSDPALEVVRVLSEPLGAVVPADRFDGRDALSLTDLVDLPYVPVPPEAQPVYFEQLDQELRAAGVKKRLKPPQTDYSGVAEIVASSLGFTVSMLDPRSPMRNYSVENVAVLPIADFRPELQTGLIWRRDRACPGAELAGLVADAREVFRQMV
- a CDS encoding glutaredoxin domain-containing protein: MSTPVEFYWRPGCGFCMALRAGLERAGLPFTEVNIWEEPGAAERVREVANGNETVPTVFVGPAAMVNPSVDEVLTAVREHAPELL
- a CDS encoding SDR family oxidoreductase, which encodes MSTERKVALVAGANGVIGRNLVDHLVSLGDWDVIGLSRRGGPSSGPVRHIAVDLLDPADARDKLGGRTDVTHVFYAAYQDKPTWAELVAPNVGMLVNLVDAVEPAARGLRHISLMQGYKVYGAHLGPFKTPAREDDPAHLPPEFNVDQQNFLEQRQLGKAWTWSALRPSVVCGFALGNPMNLATVIAVYASISKELGVPLRFPGKPGAYTSLLEMTDAGLLAKATVWAATDERCGNQAFNINNGDLFRWSELWPELARWFDLEVAPPLPMSLETAMADKEPLWESMRERYGLEPSFAEVSSWRFGDFVFGWDYDVIADGSKARRFGFHEFVNTREMFRSIFDELRKHQVIP
- a CDS encoding acetoacetate decarboxylase, with protein sequence MKATDAARRHTTPLTNPAYAPVVPRFTDREYLNIVYRTDVDALRAVVPEPLEIDEPLVRFEVMRMGDVSGYGPYTEAGQAIPVRLGDERGEYLHAMHLDNFPATASGREVSAYPKTVGAPRLYVDHGALVGTLDYGTLRVVTATMGYKHHPLDLAEAREQIAVPTFMLKIVPGCDGRPRVAELVRTRITDVTVKQAWTGPARLQLFEHVLAPLADLPVREVVSASHVLTDLTLAPVTPVHDYLEAS
- a CDS encoding TetR/AcrR family transcriptional regulator codes for the protein MDTSERLIRSTQELLRDRGYVGTSPKAILQHAQAGQGSMYHHFSGKPDLALAAIRRNAEEMRAEAEAALAHGGTALERIDAYLLREREVLRGCPIGRLAQDPEVVASEDLRQPVQETLGWLQERIAGVLADGVARGELPADLGTGATAATIAAVVQGGYVLARAADSVDHFDRAIEGVRTLLGAISQHRQ